A region of Nostoc sp. 'Peltigera membranacea cyanobiont' N6 DNA encodes the following proteins:
- a CDS encoding EamA family transporter produces the protein MIVVLFGTTANVSLKYGLHISSPTEGGSASILNLLLSRYFLIWFICYTFMTILWLYVLRTIPLSQAFPVLGLMYALIPIASHYLLKEQVMFSQWLGISIIITGVILVVN, from the coding sequence ATGATTGTAGTTTTATTCGGAACAACAGCTAACGTATCACTAAAATATGGGCTGCACATTTCTAGCCCTACTGAAGGAGGAAGCGCGTCTATCTTAAATCTCTTATTGTCTCGTTATTTTTTGATTTGGTTTATATGTTATACATTTATGACTATATTGTGGCTTTATGTATTGCGGACAATTCCTCTGAGTCAAGCATTTCCAGTTCTAGGATTAATGTATGCACTTATACCGATTGCTTCTCACTATCTTCTGAAAGAGCAGGTTATGTTTAGCCAGTGGTTAGGAATTTCCATAATCATTACTGGTGTAATTCTGGTTGTAAACTAA
- a CDS encoding YqaE/Pmp3 family membrane protein, giving the protein MKLVRFALGLLVPPLGVFLTVGVGPTLLINILLTVLGWLPGSIHAIWVIAKHEEQLNPEGRTY; this is encoded by the coding sequence ATGAAACTAGTTCGCTTTGCTCTAGGTTTATTAGTGCCTCCTTTAGGCGTTTTCCTGACAGTTGGAGTTGGCCCAACATTATTGATTAACATCTTGCTGACAGTTTTAGGTTGGCTACCCGGTAGTATTCATGCAATTTGGGTCATTGCCAAGCATGAAGAACAACTTAATCCAGAGGGACGTACTTACTAA
- a CDS encoding EamA family transporter, translated as MKSMSQISNFKIIPYLILFVSILFSISGQLLMKNTMSHAEEGLFTWEFIQKLVLAVSVYCLGVVNWILALRSVKLSVAYPLTSLNYVGILFGSYYFFNEVITLTRIAGVITIFMGVLLVVLPVKKSI; from the coding sequence ATGAAATCTATGTCGCAAATTTCAAACTTTAAAATAATTCCTTATTTAATCTTGTTTGTCAGTATTTTATTTAGTATTTCTGGGCAACTGCTGATGAAAAATACCATGAGTCATGCAGAAGAAGGACTATTTACTTGGGAATTTATTCAAAAATTAGTATTAGCTGTTAGTGTTTATTGCTTGGGAGTAGTAAATTGGATATTGGCTCTACGTTCTGTAAAATTGAGTGTTGCTTATCCACTGACTAGCTTAAATTATGTCGGTATACTGTTTGGCTCATACTATTTTTTTAATGAGGTAATTACACTAACTCGAATAGCAGGAGTAATCACTATTTTTATGGGTGTTCTTTTAGTCGTTCTTCCAGTTAAAAAATCTATATAA
- a CDS encoding Tex family protein: MLNIPQLLATEINLKPHQVQNALELLAEGATIPFIARYRKERTDEMNEVQLRELSDRYTYLTELEERKSAILSAIAQQGKLTDELKAKISSCLQKTELEDLYLPYRPKRRTRATIAREKGLEPLAEFIKSLNLKNAVTASLEEEAAKYISETKGVKTAEEALKGAADILAEEVAEKAELRAYIRDYLLDEGIFVSRIKDDYPEGTTKFEMYRNYQIRVKNIAPHNMLALCRGETEKILSFEIAFDEDTVLYYLESKEIKTKVRSIRDFYQAMLKDAFNRLMKVSLMGEVISDKKVYADIESIKTFETNLRELLLSAPAGMKPTLAIDPGFRTGCKVAVLDQTGKFLEYQAVFPHQAAEQRLKAAQTVKNLIEKYKIELIAIGNGTASRETEEFVTQVLQTIERKPVKVMVNESGASIYSASSVALEEFPDLDITVRGAISIGRRLQDPLAELVKIDPKSIGVGQYQHDVDQKLLKKKLDDTVESCVNYVGVDLNTASKELLTSVSGITATVANNIVAHRNQHGAFKNRRQLLKVPKLGPKAFEQAAGFLRIRGGDNPLDSTAVHPESYSVVEAIASDLNVPLNQVTQIAEKLKKTNLKKYVTDSVGEPTLRDILSELEKPGRDPRAEFKYATFREGIKEIRDLKVGMELEGIVTNVANFGAFVDIGVHQDGLVHISQLADRFIDDPNKVVKVGQVVKVKVLEIDEKLKRISLSMKAVKQ, from the coding sequence ATGCTGAATATTCCTCAACTACTGGCAACTGAAATAAACCTCAAACCCCATCAGGTGCAAAACGCGCTGGAACTTTTGGCGGAGGGTGCAACAATTCCCTTTATTGCACGTTACCGTAAAGAGCGCACCGATGAGATGAATGAAGTGCAACTACGCGAACTGTCCGATCGATATACTTATTTAACAGAACTGGAAGAACGAAAATCTGCGATTTTAAGTGCGATCGCCCAACAAGGTAAACTCACAGATGAACTGAAAGCCAAAATCTCATCCTGCTTACAAAAAACCGAACTTGAGGATTTATACTTACCCTATCGCCCAAAACGACGTACCCGCGCCACTATCGCTAGAGAAAAAGGACTCGAACCACTGGCGGAGTTCATCAAGTCACTAAATCTCAAAAATGCTGTAACAGCTTCACTGGAGGAAGAAGCGGCTAAGTATATTTCTGAAACCAAGGGAGTCAAAACCGCAGAAGAAGCCCTTAAAGGTGCTGCTGATATTTTAGCCGAAGAAGTTGCTGAAAAAGCTGAATTACGGGCATATATCCGCGATTATCTTCTAGATGAAGGGATATTTGTCTCCCGCATCAAAGATGATTATCCCGAAGGTACAACCAAATTTGAGATGTACCGTAACTATCAAATTAGGGTAAAAAATATTGCACCTCACAATATGCTGGCGTTGTGTCGGGGTGAAACCGAAAAAATATTAAGCTTTGAAATCGCTTTCGATGAAGATACGGTACTTTACTATCTGGAGTCGAAAGAAATTAAAACCAAAGTTCGGTCAATTCGAGATTTTTATCAGGCGATGCTGAAGGATGCATTCAATCGTTTGATGAAAGTATCTCTAATGGGAGAGGTAATTTCTGATAAAAAAGTTTACGCAGACATAGAATCAATCAAGACATTTGAAACTAATCTGCGAGAGTTGCTGCTATCTGCACCAGCCGGAATGAAACCAACCTTGGCGATAGACCCTGGATTTAGAACTGGGTGCAAAGTTGCAGTCCTCGACCAAACGGGGAAATTTTTGGAATACCAAGCGGTTTTCCCCCACCAAGCTGCTGAACAACGCTTGAAAGCTGCACAAACTGTCAAAAATCTGATTGAGAAATATAAGATTGAGTTAATCGCCATTGGTAACGGTACAGCCTCCCGCGAGACAGAGGAGTTTGTGACGCAAGTATTGCAAACAATAGAACGCAAACCGGTTAAAGTGATGGTGAATGAATCTGGTGCATCTATATATTCTGCAAGTAGTGTAGCGCTAGAAGAGTTTCCCGATTTAGATATTACCGTGCGCGGTGCCATTAGCATTGGTCGCCGTTTGCAAGACCCTTTGGCGGAACTGGTGAAAATCGATCCCAAATCCATTGGTGTGGGACAATATCAGCACGATGTCGATCAGAAGTTGTTGAAAAAGAAATTAGATGACACTGTAGAAAGCTGCGTTAACTACGTCGGCGTAGACTTGAATACTGCATCTAAAGAACTTCTGACTTCCGTCTCTGGGATTACGGCAACTGTTGCCAATAATATTGTCGCTCATCGTAATCAGCATGGAGCCTTTAAAAATCGCCGCCAACTTTTGAAAGTTCCAAAGCTGGGCCCAAAAGCTTTTGAACAAGCGGCGGGTTTTCTGCGGATTCGTGGCGGTGACAACCCATTAGATAGTACAGCAGTGCATCCAGAGAGTTATTCTGTAGTAGAAGCGATCGCATCCGATCTAAATGTGCCATTAAATCAGGTGACACAAATTGCCGAAAAACTCAAAAAGACCAACCTGAAAAAATATGTTACCGATAGCGTTGGCGAACCCACACTACGCGACATCCTCAGCGAACTGGAAAAACCAGGTAGAGATCCCCGTGCTGAATTTAAGTATGCCACCTTCAGAGAAGGAATTAAAGAAATCAGGGACTTAAAGGTGGGAATGGAACTAGAGGGAATCGTGACGAATGTCGCCAACTTCGGTGCTTTTGTTGATATTGGCGTACATCAAGATGGCTTAGTGCATATATCCCAACTTGCCGATAGATTTATAGACGATCCCAACAAAGTTGTCAAAGTCGGACAAGTAGTTAAAGTGAAGGTGTTAGAAATCGACGAGAAACTCAAGCGGATTAGTTTGTCGATGAAAGCAGTTAAACAATAA
- a CDS encoding 2Fe-2S iron-sulfur cluster-binding protein, protein MAVYQVRFINPTIGLDRTIPVPDDQYILDIAEDTGIRLPSGCKQGECSACVAKLISGEVNQSEQKFLRPSEIQAGYVVTCVTYPLSNCTLETHQEPVLYKSALYYRNPV, encoded by the coding sequence ATGGCAGTTTATCAAGTTCGATTCATCAATCCTACAATTGGGTTAGATCGCACCATTCCAGTACCAGACGATCAATATATTTTGGATATAGCGGAAGATACTGGCATCCGTCTACCATCTGGGTGTAAACAAGGCGAATGTTCTGCTTGTGTCGCCAAACTTATTAGTGGTGAAGTTAATCAAAGCGAGCAAAAATTTCTGCGCCCAAGTGAAATACAGGCTGGTTATGTTGTTACTTGTGTAACTTACCCTTTGTCTAATTGCACTTTAGAAACCCATCAAGAACCAGTCTTATATAAGTCAGCCCTTTACTATAGGAATCCGGTTTGA
- a CDS encoding phage holin family protein, with product MLTPLLTALATALSLLIVDLVVPGVNIANFPAALIAAFVIGLINGSVKPVLSGLSLPLNFLSFGTFSLVVNGLCFWLAAVLVPGFSVSGIIGFLLGPVILTFANTFINNYFVERSLLTGGSDVKSQNELPSR from the coding sequence ATGTTGACACCATTATTAACCGCTCTAGCTACAGCTTTGAGCCTATTAATTGTTGATTTAGTTGTTCCAGGCGTTAATATTGCCAATTTCCCGGCAGCTTTGATTGCCGCTTTCGTAATTGGTCTAATTAACGGTTCAGTTAAACCAGTTCTGTCTGGTCTCTCCCTACCGCTTAACTTTTTATCATTTGGAACATTTTCGCTCGTTGTCAACGGTTTGTGTTTTTGGTTAGCAGCAGTACTAGTTCCTGGTTTCTCAGTCAGTGGGATTATTGGTTTTCTTCTGGGGCCAGTGATTCTAACTTTTGCTAATACTTTCATTAACAACTACTTTGTTGAAAGAAGCCTTTTAACCGGCGGTAGTGATGTCAAAAGCCAAAATGAATTACCTTCTAGATAA